The Methylomusa anaerophila genome has a segment encoding these proteins:
- the aroH gene encoding chorismate mutase, translating to MNILRGVRGATTVINNDRQEISVRVIELLNEIVKENGLEKEDIAAAIFSSTPDLNAGFPAVGARMLGWNEVPLFGTQEVECPDALPRCIRVLILWNTDRNQNQIKHIYLHHAVALRQDIADQPV from the coding sequence GTGAACATACTGCGGGGAGTAAGGGGAGCTACAACTGTTATAAACAATGATCGACAGGAAATATCGGTACGGGTAATAGAATTATTGAATGAAATAGTCAAAGAAAATGGTTTGGAGAAGGAAGATATCGCAGCGGCTATTTTTAGTTCCACCCCTGATTTGAATGCCGGTTTTCCTGCTGTAGGCGCCAGAATGCTTGGCTGGAATGAGGTTCCTCTGTTCGGTACACAGGAGGTCGAATGTCCCGATGCATTACCGCGCTGTATTCGGGTCCTCATACTGTGGAATACGGACCGCAACCAAAATCAAATTAAGCATATCTATTTGCACCATGCTGTTGCTTTGCGACAAGATATTGCTGACCAACCGGTATAA